ATCAGTACgacacacatgtcgaaatttaattcgaccacaaagggttaaatttataagttcaagcataatcttagctttagtatcattgattgacaTATGGTTGATGGTGTCCACGTAAAAATTCTCATTCGCTGTGCTTTAGCAGGAAAAGAATAAACATTGTTATTTATTTGTTGTAAAGCTAGCTGATGAGGCAGACTTTTTCATCTTGAGGatttagattgaacatgagaaagcagtactacaCGCTATATATGAATGTCAAAAttactctcattcagactgattcggttgctatatgaataaaattggttaattgggaaaaaatatataattgagatcaagccataacttATATTAACttattcccagcaaacattaaggctaggcgcaaattgagaagcgtatagcgctcgtaagtgaacgcgagactaccaacacgactcacacgtgccacaaacgtagcgtggtggagcgcatattgagtcgcagtttggtgtaaataacatgccactcgcatacaatgactgattaacacagagttgcgcgatatatttatttactaacacaatcactcgaccagtacagccatacagtgttccccatcacggcgctatatgattgttcaccaacacaactaccacaaccggcatgaccagcacgagaagctgtggttcagccacagcgtcgcgcgagtcgtgtctcacgagcgctccaccatctcgcgtcatctggccaatttccgccgttctatctgttttcattagccacaaaaacaggcgctatatcgcgccaagttactcgcgctatatgcgtcttaatttgcgccttgcctaaatcgtataattttgcacgtgccaagtttTACAAGAAATCctaataaatcataatcgcatataatatcaatcaaagtatgtatcgtgtatatttgaaatcgcctcgaatgtaaaaactcgattttatataccattatcaaattaagtcgcaattcggtataataaacatcaattttatgatgtacattgtcgtaaaatatatttaatccgcatcatatgcgtatattacgctgatgcagtttgtgtgtcgtataagcgtataatttaaatcgatttagtactgtagtaaatcgtgttgcatgctgaagaaaatcatgaaacagaaaatcatattagatcctaataaagaacatattacatcatattgaaatgtcaatgaaattctgatgcactcgaaagttttaaccgctgttgaattaaactttagatagccgcgcgagatagctggtggatgctAATCCAGACGAAACAACATTCATACTCCACTCCCAACAccagtcaatcaaacaattattatttttaccaacataaatactcatatataaaaatggcgattcgtgaggctataataaacatttcacgaaaatattttgcgccatttgtttttttcaatgtctgtaataaatcgtatatgagtatggcaaaagtcgtatttggtgctttgacaattctcgcgtaatttttgaaaaggtgcaatgtaacattttcgccaactcgagaaaaacgtagttgaagacccgaacatcatttcgcgaattgtcttgaaagctatcaatctttatcactgttttcaccactagctgtcaagaataactccgtaaaaccaatcgtaactattgttccgtgatttgagattaaggttgaagccttggagcgaaaaatgttacattggacgttttgactgcccgcgtttgcacattggacatattacgttgcactataaaaatttgaaactaactaataaacaacaatccaaatatcagcatttcgtcctaaagactgattattattgttatcatttgttgaattgcactgaaatcgataacaacacctgtaagaaacaaattccaaaacgaccgaagtacgactgcgagttgtattGACTGctctgttacttcggacgtttcggccgtcggaggaaagtggcgtccgaagtaacagccgggtgcttaaaattcgaatctgtacattggatattttttgtatcggcgacaaaaagatgaagaagatagatacgtgaacgattgtttttgtaatacattcaatgattgaaaactaatagcgtgcatccattaactcgatttgtttacaccTATGTTTATTACCTATGTAACGGAccatttcaaaagttacgcgagaattcatgaatatattcatattagatcgcaattcaatttcaacataatcgctattatagccggtcaaagttgcatattcatccaaacaaattcggttggcatttgccatgtatgtatatggcctccacttttgcatgcatatgccagtcaggcgcattatatgccaaccaaattttagggcatatgatgttatatatacgcttgttatgcgatttaatgtttgctgggttggatcgttattttgaaaaatctgtatgaaaaccaaaagaatctgtaatctgtatctacagattcttggttttaaaaagtctgaaaaatctgtataaatacagattattttgCTGAGGATAGCCTGGGAACTGTAGAGCCATCGGCCTTCGCATACAATTGGTCAGGATGTTTCTGCTTCTTCCTGCAGTTTCTCTGTCagcatgaatcaaaaatcatttGGGCGCTTTCGTTGTTATCGGCTCTACGGTGGTCCgtgttcatttcatttttcaccgtAAAATGAACTTCacggtacagtaatttacatttaatgcgacatgccgaagcaccactcagacTGAGGACATAGTAAAAGcggtgcggtgcgatgcgatgcggagcgATGAATGGGAACTCATTGcgtgctatgacatactgatcgctttagatcgcgcgtttttttatgttcattCCACTTTATTCCACATGTAAACAACCTAGCACAtggatgccagatatgataacaCATCTTCATTCTGTAAACAGTTGTATTGTGAGATATTTAATTTGATAGTAAATTGTATTTCTCTCAGAAAAGctttttgatgtttcattccacactattccacatgtaaacaacccagcaAAAGTatgccagatatgataacaCATCTATATTCTGTAAACAGTTGAATAGTGAGATATTTAATtggataataaatttattttttctcaaaaagctTCAACCGAAAATCTAAATTGTAGGTAcagcaaatgaaacatttttttcagtagCATTTGCTAACTTTTTCTCTCAAcaactcaatttttatttttattttatttttcgattcgAGCTTTACCGGACACCACTTTTTGTGGGTAGAATGTAAACAAACGCGTAGAAAACGTTCGATTTGTTTGTCTGTTGTATCTACTATCAACAAACAGGAATTCCGGTTAAATAAAAACACATTACAGTGGACGAACATTTGTGACTTATCTAGTGTTATACGGCAGTGAAATCGTTGAGAACTTCCTAGGATTCCAGGGTAATTTGAGAATTAAAATAAGCGATGTAAATCTAACGCTGTTACATGCAAAAGCTCGATAAATCTGTTCTATTCAGAGGAAGAATAATTTCTCTATTTTCAGTGTTTTTACAATCTTCCTGGAGAAAATGGACGAATGGGGGGAAAGTAAACCTGGCGTCGAGCTTTTCGTGGAACATGCCGCCAGCGTTCGTGTCACGCAAACTTGCGTCAAGCTTTACGTAGAACCTGCCACGAACGTTCAAATACCGCAGCCTTGCGCCGAACCTTCTGTAGAGCATGCCACAAGCGTATACATCACGCAACCTTGCTTCGAGCCTGATGCAAAGCCTGTCACGACCGTTTACACTCCGCCACAGAAGAGTAGAATAGTATGCATAGTTCCCGGATGTCATACACGGTACGGTGAAGGTTGTTCATTCCACTGTTTTCCCAAAAAGGAGGATAAGAAACGATACAAACTGTGGCTGACAAAACTGCGATTGAAGTACGAACCGTCCGCGTCGACGAAAGTTTGTAGCGCACATTTTAGCAGTGAAAATTTCGTTGTTCCAAGtaaggaatgtttttttcttgtCCATTACAAAAAcagtaatattttattttagctCGGAAAAATTATCCAAACCGGACCAAAGCGAAGATGCTAAAAAGTACAGCTGTGCCGGATATGAACCTACCTCAACCGAAAACTGACccaaaaaaagataaaatagcTAAGAAACGTGCTGAACGAGTTGCCAGGCGGAGGGAAGTTAAGCTGGAAGAAACACATGTGATCGAAACACTGGACTTGGTGGAAGCAGCTGTTCAGGTGGACACGCTTGAATTGGATTCACTTACTATCGGTCGCCGCAGAACGATGTCTGTTCACTTCAAAACTGATTCGGAGTTAAACTCCTGGACCGGATTGGCTACCCTTCGGATGCTGAATACCATCGTTGAGGGCTTGTCTTCATTGGCTGCATACAAGAAGCGATCACGCTCTCCCGTTTCACCGGAAGAggaagtgcttgttgtgttcataaaaatgaaaacgaaTATATCGTTCCCCTGCCTGGCTACTCTCTTCAACTTGAACCACCGAACTGTTTCTACGGTGTTCCTCCGAACGGTTCCACTGTTGAAAATGATGTGCACTCCATTAATACCATGGCCCACACAGGGAGAAATACACCGCAACATGCCACACTATTTCCGGCCAGATTTTACGGATGTGGTCGCTGTGCTCGATTGCATGGAAATTCCaatcaaaaaaccaaaatgtcTCCACTGCAGAATCAACGCATATTCGCATTGTAAAGGTCATGAGACTGCGAAGTACTTGATTACCGTTACACCGGGTGGAACGATATCCTATGTGAGTCGTGGATACGGTGGGAAGGCTTCGGTAAACCAAATAGTTGCGGAGGGAAATATGCTTGGAAAGTTCAGAATGGGTGAAGCACTGATGGCCGATAAAAGATTCAGCATAGAAACCGAATGTGCTGCCTACGGAGTAAAGCTCGTGCGACCGCCTTTTTTAACCGCTCGTCGGTATCAGTTTAACGGAAAGGATGCTCGTGAAGGTGTCTCGATAGCCGCGGCATACACCCTTTATGTGGAAAGAGCTATACAACGCATAAAAATGTTCGGAATATTCAACAACGAAATCGATACACGATTTGTCCCCATTTTGGATGATTTAATATACATTGCCTGTGGAGTTGTCAACATTTCGAAGCCATTTTTGTCAAACGTACGACTTTAGaagttgtatttttgatttgaagtACTCGAAAATATTTTGGTTAAGTGACAGAACATAAATACATTGAAATGAACAATGAAGTAACTTCTTTCAGTACTGCTACCAATGGCCGTAAcataatctaaattgaaatcaaaatttataaCATATGGCATCTGTATCAATGTTCTGAGTGGATtattacttcttcttctttttggctttaagagggtttaaacttttcagttcattcgcctctaggtggATTATTACGTTTGCTGTTTCACATTTTGCTATATAGTTCTCATTCGTTCCCAGCAATTGCATGACTTGGCACATTTTAAGTCGTATATAATGTGGGATCGAATCACAATCGTAGATAATGTCGATCAACGCGTACATCATGCAGGGTGTCGACAACCTTGAAAACCTTTGAAAATCGAGGAATTCAAACAATATCAGAGAATTTTGTCCCCAAtctggaaaaaaaggaaattccgcCAATTAGAATTTTGATCATTGCAGTTAATGAATACCAAAAAAATGTTGTATATGACTAGTTTGACTCTCTGTAggttttttcagtatatgtagTATGCTTTTGCCTATGACCCGAAGGGTAAACAGTGCAAAATTAGACGGCTGTTACATTTGCGCTTTTTTTTACTGGCATTTGGCATCAGTATCAGCATTTGAGCTTCAACCAATTCCCTtccttttcttataataattgcatttaaattgagtttttcattgttcaaaatctgcattttttctcttctgatacatcaaatggatgtccTAGAAAAACCGTTTcgtgtatgtacttgtatcctttaaacgagttagatgacataacgtggtagaattcggtaccacattatgttcaaaaatgtacacaaaaataccattaaagccattactacccttttcttctgtttattcaatcatgcagatgaagacaaagagtcatcatgtatcattttcaaacacaagtctaaattgttaaaacctacataaatataagcctgagtcaaatcaatctatgactacaaaaatatattatagataaaaatagcattgtctccttaccacgttgtccgaaaCATTGTAATAAATTTATAGCCCGGTAAGATcgtgactactcaagctatcataatctgatatacgtgagtataccctttcgattttctaaatcagcagccagttaaattcattaattgcattcttacataaccaaacaacatgctcgctattatgacatcctggaccacaattgcataaattgttagtagcaagacctacacgataaaaacgtgaattgaccacgaattgattgggcaacatacaatacaataactgataaatgcctattatcggtaaatggaaaaAACtcatacgcatcaactcacattgtgagctgaCGCCCGAATCTAGACAAACATATAGCTCGTTGCGTCGGgtaggaaagcgagtggttagtgcaatcgcaagaaaacatacccatttataaaccgtcaaattgttaacttttgacgtaggact
The Toxorhynchites rutilus septentrionalis strain SRP chromosome 2, ASM2978413v1, whole genome shotgun sequence genome window above contains:
- the LOC129768322 gene encoding uncharacterized protein LOC129768322 isoform X1, translating into MDEWGESKPGVELFVEHAASVRVTQTCVKLYVEPATNVQIPQPCAEPSVEHATSVYITQPCFEPDAKPVTTVYTPPQKSRIVCIVPGCHTRYGEGCSFHCFPKKEDKKRYKLWLTKLRLKYEPSASTKVCSAHFSSENFVVPTRKNYPNRTKAKMLKSTAVPDMNLPQPKTDPKKDKIAKKRAERVARRREVKLEETHVIETLDLVEAAVQVDTLELDSLTIGRRRTMSVHFKTDSELNSWTGLATLRMLNTIVEGLSSLAAYKKRSRSPVSPEEEVLVVFIKMKTNISFPCLATLFNLNHRTVSTVFLRTVPLLKMMCTPLIPWPTQGEIHRNMPHYFRPDFTDVVAVLDCMEIPIKKPKCLHCRINAYSHCKGHETAKYLITVTPGGTISYVSRGYGGKASVNQIVAEGNMLGKFRMGEALMADKRFSIETECAAYGVKLVRPPFLTARRYQFNGKDAREGVSIAAAYTLYVERAIQRIKMFGIFNNEIDTRFVPILDDLIYIACGVVNISKPFLSNVRL
- the LOC129768322 gene encoding uncharacterized protein LOC129768322 isoform X2, encoding MDEWGESKPGVELFVEHAASVRVTQTCVKLYVEPATNVQIPQPCAEPSVEHATSVYITQPCFEPDAKPVTTVYTPPQKSRIVCIVPGCHTRYGEGCSFHCFPKKEDKKRYKLWLTKLRLKYEPSASTKVCSAHFSSENFVVPTKMLKSTAVPDMNLPQPKTDPKKDKIAKKRAERVARRREVKLEETHVIETLDLVEAAVQVDTLELDSLTIGRRRTMSVHFKTDSELNSWTGLATLRMLNTIVEGLSSLAAYKKRSRSPVSPEEEVLVVFIKMKTNISFPCLATLFNLNHRTVSTVFLRTVPLLKMMCTPLIPWPTQGEIHRNMPHYFRPDFTDVVAVLDCMEIPIKKPKCLHCRINAYSHCKGHETAKYLITVTPGGTISYVSRGYGGKASVNQIVAEGNMLGKFRMGEALMADKRFSIETECAAYGVKLVRPPFLTARRYQFNGKDAREGVSIAAAYTLYVERAIQRIKMFGIFNNEIDTRFVPILDDLIYIACGVVNISKPFLSNVRL